From Gemmatimonadaceae bacterium, the proteins below share one genomic window:
- a CDS encoding aminotransferase class V-fold PLP-dependent enzyme: MTSRRAFLRHAAAASAASVLVPTGLAATAPSREVLESARARRPMPAPPLGTPEQVAQDEAYWREIAAQFAVTDAATNLEAGYWGMMPAPTLAAYHRNVDRVNRESSYFARRSFPAITADARQKTATALGVDAGEIAFARNATEALQHIIGQYNRLQPGDTIIYADLDYPAMQMAMNALAERRGARVVTIDLPEPPTRESLVETYTRALDANPRTRLLLLTHPSNKSGLMLPLRDITALATARGVDTVVDAAHAFGQVPLSLSESGATFAGVNLHKWVAAPIGVAALYIRRDALDRIDRAHGDDGPLDRIDSRIHTGTTDFAAVMTVPDALAFQDRIGVPRKAARLRYLRDSWVKPAREIAGVDLLLNDDPVTAGAITSFRIRGNGDRAFNANLARRLLDEFGIFTVARSGLAKGDCVRVTPALYNSPADTAKLVAALRVIARA, translated from the coding sequence ATGACCTCCCGCCGCGCATTCCTTCGCCACGCCGCCGCTGCCTCGGCGGCCTCCGTCCTCGTCCCGACCGGCCTCGCTGCGACAGCACCGTCGCGTGAAGTGCTCGAGAGCGCGCGTGCGCGACGCCCCATGCCCGCCCCTCCGCTCGGCACGCCCGAGCAGGTCGCCCAGGACGAGGCCTACTGGCGCGAGATCGCCGCCCAGTTCGCCGTCACCGACGCCGCCACGAATCTCGAAGCCGGTTACTGGGGCATGATGCCGGCGCCCACGCTCGCGGCCTACCACCGCAACGTGGACCGTGTGAACCGCGAGAGCTCCTACTTCGCGCGGCGCTCGTTCCCGGCCATCACGGCCGACGCACGACAGAAGACCGCCACCGCACTCGGCGTCGACGCCGGTGAGATCGCCTTCGCGCGCAACGCCACCGAGGCGCTGCAACACATCATCGGGCAGTACAATCGCCTGCAGCCGGGTGACACGATCATCTACGCCGACCTGGACTATCCGGCGATGCAGATGGCGATGAACGCACTGGCCGAACGGCGCGGGGCCAGGGTCGTGACCATTGACCTGCCGGAGCCACCGACACGCGAGTCGCTGGTCGAGACCTACACGCGTGCGCTCGATGCCAATCCGCGCACGCGGCTGTTGCTGCTCACGCACCCGAGCAACAAGAGCGGGCTGATGCTGCCGCTGCGCGACATCACCGCGCTGGCGACGGCGCGCGGCGTGGACACGGTGGTGGATGCGGCGCACGCCTTCGGTCAGGTGCCGCTGTCGCTCAGCGAGTCAGGTGCGACCTTCGCCGGCGTGAACCTGCACAAGTGGGTGGCCGCGCCGATCGGCGTGGCGGCACTCTACATCCGGCGTGACGCGCTGGATCGCATCGACCGCGCGCACGGTGATGACGGGCCGCTGGATCGCATCGACAGTCGTATCCATACGGGAACCACGGACTTCGCCGCTGTCATGACCGTACCCGACGCGCTGGCCTTCCAGGACCGGATCGGTGTTCCACGCAAGGCGGCACGTTTGCGCTACCTGCGCGACTCCTGGGTGAAGCCCGCGCGGGAGATCGCCGGCGTTGACCTGCTGTTGAACGATGACCCCGTGACCGCAGGCGCCATCACGAGTTTCCGCATCCGCGGCAACGGCGACCGGGCGTTCAATGCAAACCTCGCACGACGGCTGCTTGATGAGTTCGGGATCTTCACCGTGGCGCGCTCGGGACTGGCCAAGGGTGACTGCGTGCGTGTGACGCCGGCACTGTACAACTCGCCGGCGGACACGGCGAAGCTGGTGGCGGCGCTGCGGGTGATCGCACGCGCCTAG
- a CDS encoding sulfite exporter TauE/SafE family protein, with the protein MTALAAVLALLIGLTLGLLGGGGSILTVPVIAYSMNVDPKLAVVMSLPIVGGASLVGVVRNLRMGNIDLRLAIPFGLAAMVGAFGGARAARFLSGEMQLLLLAVVMLGASVSMFRNAKLPEPAAGERPHLGAGVLVIGALTGVLTGLVGVGGGFLLVPAFVLLAGLPMRSAVGTSLFVIVLNTTAGYAGYHGVVSVPWNLVLWFAGFTAAGLLGGTYLVQHISQSLLKRAFAVLLVVVAGYIIYKNGGSL; encoded by the coding sequence ATGACAGCCCTCGCCGCCGTCCTCGCCCTGCTCATCGGGCTCACCCTGGGGCTCCTGGGCGGTGGCGGGTCCATCCTGACGGTGCCGGTCATCGCCTATTCAATGAATGTGGATCCCAAGCTGGCCGTCGTGATGAGCCTGCCCATCGTGGGCGGAGCGTCGCTGGTCGGCGTGGTCCGCAACCTGCGGATGGGCAACATCGACCTACGTCTGGCGATTCCCTTTGGCCTCGCCGCCATGGTCGGTGCCTTCGGCGGTGCGCGCGCCGCGCGCTTCCTCAGCGGCGAGATGCAGCTCCTGCTCCTCGCCGTCGTGATGCTCGGCGCCTCCGTCTCCATGTTCCGCAACGCCAAGCTGCCGGAGCCGGCGGCCGGCGAGCGGCCGCATCTGGGCGCCGGCGTCCTGGTCATCGGTGCGCTCACCGGCGTCCTGACTGGGCTTGTCGGCGTCGGCGGTGGATTCCTGCTCGTGCCCGCATTCGTACTGCTCGCCGGACTGCCGATGCGCTCGGCCGTCGGCACCTCGCTGTTCGTGATCGTGCTCAACACCACCGCGGGGTACGCCGGCTACCACGGCGTCGTCTCGGTGCCCTGGAATCTCGTGCTCTGGTTTGCCGGTTTCACCGCCGCCGGGCTACTCGGCGGCACCTATCTCGTCCAACACATCAGCCAGTCGCTGCTCAAGCGCGCCTTTGCGGTGCTGCTCGTCGTCGTGGCCGGCTACATCATCTACAAGAACGGCGGTTCGCTGTGA
- a CDS encoding HPF/RaiA family ribosome-associated protein, with protein sequence MAARGSRQARRAPMGTASNAKHKTERGRTTAPETPLAVRARGVEVDDQLRDYIAKRCGFKLGKFAPRIERTSVRLEDISGPKGAPARRCAIKATLTRHESVVVEVVDYDHRAAFDHAIDALERAVRRALERSKSNSRRA encoded by the coding sequence ATGGCAGCACGTGGCTCCAGGCAGGCCCGGCGCGCCCCGATGGGGACCGCCTCGAACGCCAAGCACAAGACCGAACGGGGCCGCACGACGGCGCCCGAGACCCCGCTGGCCGTCCGCGCGCGTGGCGTCGAGGTGGACGACCAGCTGCGCGACTACATCGCCAAGCGCTGCGGCTTCAAGCTCGGCAAGTTCGCACCGCGCATCGAGCGCACCAGCGTACGGCTCGAGGACATCAGCGGTCCCAAGGGTGCGCCGGCCCGACGCTGCGCCATCAAGGCGACGCTGACCCGGCACGAGAGCGTGGTGGTCGAAGTCGTCGACTACGACCATCGTGCTGCGTTCGATCACGCCATCGACGCCCTGGAGCGCGCCGTACGCCGCGCGCTCGAGCGCAGCAAGTCAAATTCGCGGCGCGCGTAG
- a CDS encoding copper chaperone PCu(A)C, translating into MACGAERAAVPTSELSVWEAWARAADSGANAAVYFTLGNAGSVADTLKGVASEAAELTQMHISMQHNRTMHMSEVTALPVPADDSVQFKPLGAHVMLTRLRRPLVAGDTVVTTLTFVSGQTVQVRAGVRRP; encoded by the coding sequence ATGGCCTGCGGCGCGGAGCGCGCGGCGGTGCCGACATCGGAGCTGAGTGTGTGGGAGGCCTGGGCGCGGGCGGCCGACAGCGGCGCGAACGCCGCCGTCTACTTCACGCTGGGGAATGCCGGCTCGGTGGCCGATACTCTGAAGGGAGTGGCCAGCGAGGCCGCCGAGCTGACGCAGATGCACATCTCGATGCAGCACAACCGGACGATGCACATGTCGGAGGTCACCGCCTTGCCGGTGCCGGCGGACGACAGCGTGCAGTTCAAGCCGTTAGGCGCGCACGTGATGCTGACGCGGCTGCGCCGACCGCTGGTGGCCGGCGACACGGTGGTGACGACGCTCACGTTCGTCTCGGGCCAGACGGTCCAGGTGCGGGCCGGTGTCCGGCGGCCGTAG
- a CDS encoding family 10 glycosylhydrolase, which yields MIRSFFRSTILALAALAAGSPLLAQPTSGGAAASTPPAAGTVVRPLASGASPEPCALDDVSCSPPPLAREFRGLWIASVGNIDWPSRPGLPTDSAQLELRQLLDKAKATGLNAVILQVRPSGDALYASELEPWSEYLTGQQGVAPRPYWDPLKFAVDEAHARGLELHAWFNPYRARHTSAKGALSPKHLAVARPSLVRNYGRQQWMDPGEVAVRAHTVRVIVDVVKRYDIDGVHIDDYFYPYKERDRSGRLVDFPDASTFRRYSMGGGTLARDDWRRENVNALVSELYRSIHAEKPWVKFGVSPFGIWRPGFPETVVGFDAYNELYADARKWLHEGWLDYFSPQLYWPVAQRGQEYPVLLRWWAEQNAFGRHLWPGNYTSKVGEQSRTAWRTSEIEAQIRLTRAEAGASGNVHFSAKAFLEDRDSLATRLGRHVYSAPALVPPSPWLDVAPQGEPQLELRRSGTRVTLKVSPAGTESPQFWLVQTRRPDGSWHSSLMSGRVRELSVPAGADRVAIRAVDRASVEGPMIVLRVR from the coding sequence ATGATCCGTTCGTTCTTCCGTTCGACAATCCTGGCGCTCGCGGCACTTGCTGCGGGATCGCCGCTATTGGCGCAGCCGACGTCCGGTGGCGCCGCCGCATCAACGCCGCCTGCCGCCGGCACGGTCGTGCGACCGCTTGCCTCCGGCGCTTCACCGGAGCCCTGCGCGCTGGATGACGTCTCGTGTTCGCCGCCACCACTGGCGCGCGAGTTTCGCGGCCTCTGGATCGCCTCTGTTGGGAACATCGATTGGCCCTCGCGGCCCGGGCTTCCCACGGACTCCGCGCAGCTGGAGCTGCGGCAACTGCTCGACAAGGCCAAGGCGACCGGACTGAACGCAGTGATCCTGCAGGTGCGTCCGTCGGGTGACGCGCTGTACGCCTCGGAGTTGGAGCCTTGGAGCGAGTACCTCACCGGGCAGCAGGGCGTGGCCCCGCGCCCGTACTGGGACCCGCTCAAGTTCGCAGTGGACGAGGCACACGCGCGTGGGCTCGAGTTGCACGCCTGGTTCAACCCCTATCGCGCCCGCCACACCTCGGCCAAGGGCGCGCTGTCGCCGAAGCACCTGGCCGTCGCGCGCCCGTCGTTGGTGCGCAACTACGGCCGCCAGCAGTGGATGGATCCGGGTGAGGTGGCGGTGCGTGCGCATACGGTGCGCGTGATTGTCGACGTCGTGAAGCGCTATGACATCGATGGCGTCCACATCGACGATTACTTCTATCCGTACAAGGAGCGCGATCGCAGCGGTCGCCTCGTCGACTTCCCAGATGCCTCCACGTTCCGGCGCTACTCGATGGGTGGTGGCACGCTCGCGCGCGACGACTGGCGCCGCGAGAACGTGAATGCGTTGGTGAGCGAGCTGTACCGCAGCATCCACGCGGAGAAGCCGTGGGTGAAGTTCGGCGTGAGTCCGTTTGGGATCTGGCGACCGGGCTTCCCGGAGACAGTGGTGGGCTTCGACGCCTACAACGAGCTCTATGCCGACGCGCGGAAGTGGCTGCACGAGGGTTGGCTCGACTACTTCTCGCCGCAGCTTTACTGGCCTGTGGCGCAGCGTGGGCAGGAATATCCGGTGCTGCTGCGCTGGTGGGCGGAGCAGAACGCCTTCGGCCGGCATCTCTGGCCAGGCAACTACACGAGCAAGGTGGGCGAGCAGTCGCGCACGGCCTGGCGCACGAGCGAGATCGAGGCGCAGATCCGGCTCACGCGCGCCGAGGCCGGTGCGAGCGGGAATGTGCACTTCTCGGCGAAGGCCTTCCTCGAGGATCGTGACTCGCTGGCCACGCGACTCGGTCGCCACGTGTACAGCGCACCGGCCTTGGTGCCGCCCTCGCCGTGGCTTGATGTCGCGCCGCAGGGAGAGCCACAACTTGAGCTGCGTCGCAGCGGTACGCGCGTGACGCTCAAGGTCTCGCCCGCCGGGACGGAGTCGCCGCAGTTCTGGCTGGTGCAGACGCGGCGTCCCGACGGCTCCTGGCACAGCTCGTTGATGTCTGGCCGCGTGCGTGAGCTCTCCGTGCCGGCTGGCGCTGACCGTGTCGCGATCCGTGCCGTGGACCGGGCGTCGGTTGAAGGGCCGATGATTGTGTTGCGGGTTCGATAA
- a CDS encoding SCO family protein, whose amino-acid sequence MRTASRLLGGALALTVGLASCGEPQRGVRIQDPEPAAPLQFTAFDGTAFDLSAERGKVVLLYFGYTHCPDVCPTTMSDWARAKRALGERAANVRFVFVSVDPDRDTPELALKYARQFDSTFVGWAPDTEGLEALKRSWSIAAYPEGDTRERDYTVAHPAHTYVVDRQGRLRVLYEPGVRGEELAEDLRRLL is encoded by the coding sequence ATGCGAACGGCTTCGCGCCTGTTGGGCGGCGCACTGGCGCTGACTGTGGGCTTGGCGTCCTGCGGCGAGCCGCAGCGCGGCGTGCGCATCCAGGATCCCGAGCCGGCGGCGCCGTTGCAGTTCACGGCGTTCGATGGCACGGCGTTCGATCTCTCCGCCGAACGCGGCAAGGTCGTGCTGCTCTACTTCGGGTACACGCACTGTCCGGACGTCTGTCCGACGACGATGAGCGACTGGGCGCGGGCCAAGCGTGCCTTGGGCGAACGGGCGGCAAACGTGCGATTTGTGTTCGTGAGCGTCGACCCGGATCGCGACACGCCGGAGTTGGCGCTCAAGTACGCTCGCCAGTTTGACTCGACGTTCGTCGGTTGGGCGCCGGACACCGAAGGGCTCGAGGCGCTCAAGCGCTCGTGGAGTATCGCTGCGTATCCCGAGGGGGACACGCGGGAACGGGACTACACCGTGGCACACCCGGCACACACCTACGTGGTGGACCGCCAGGGCCGGCTACGGGTGCTCTATGAACCGGGGGTTCGTGGTGAGGAACTGGCAGAGGATCTGCGCCGCCTGCTCTAG
- a CDS encoding helix-turn-helix transcriptional regulator, producing the protein MARQNMTPALVDSLAERFKALGEPARLQLLLALRGGERAVGDLVERTGLGQANVSKHLQQLHQCGFITRRKEGTFAYYTIANPDVFMLCDVMCGHIEDEAKERRAALRIAR; encoded by the coding sequence ATGGCACGCCAGAACATGACACCCGCATTGGTGGATTCGCTCGCCGAGCGCTTCAAGGCCCTTGGCGAGCCGGCGCGCCTGCAGCTCCTGCTCGCCTTGCGCGGTGGCGAGCGCGCGGTCGGCGACCTCGTCGAGCGCACCGGACTCGGACAGGCCAACGTCTCCAAGCACCTGCAGCAGCTGCATCAGTGCGGATTCATCACGCGGCGCAAGGAAGGGACGTTCGCGTACTACACGATCGCCAACCCCGACGTGTTCATGCTCTGCGACGTGATGTGCGGACACATCGAGGATGAGGCCAAGGAACGCCGCGCGGCGCTTCGTATCGCGCGTTAG
- a CDS encoding beta-N-acetylhexosaminidase: MRLRLVALVSAAAAALAASAAAPLAAQATNGPRLIPAPRELVRSAPAALFRAEITIAPGADEQDRWAAGEFAESMRARGLSAAVTSNSRGWHVTLLRRESDAARQILERERLRFDRAMHDEGYILLASTDGATVIADNATGIFYGLQTLKQLFTGAGDRTQLHPVTIRDWPAMRWRGAQDDVSRGPLPTLEYQKSQVRRLAAVKLNTFTLQFEHTLAYASQPVIAPPGGAMSREDVRALVAYAKQYHITIIPHQQTFGHLHHALKLELYADLSETPHGHVLAPGQPGTLAFTKGVFAEIDSMFPSPFVHLGADETFELGKGRTKPDVDTRGIGPVYVDYLKQIVETVRVPGKRYLFWGDIAMNHPDLVKGLPKDLIAVGWDYWSRSNFDRYLKPFRDAGMETWVAPGVNSWLRVYPNNISALSNIQGFVRDGQRGGATGMINTSWDDDGDAIFEQVWYGIYFGAAAAWQPGEASIPQFQAAYGTVFHGDTLGAIDAAQRHLMEAHRAIDAGTWLFFVDPWSEEGAIETVRLRPKLAQMRIHAESALVQIARARTQRHIREQAAIDAMELGARRMDWLAMKFQIADEIAQGIYALASLDTVTWKELAEFTGINGKLQDMRDGYVLTRELFERSWRQENRPYWLQNNLARYDVEIATWVGRINQMDAARRRFTRERKLPTPEEFRLPPTLRAPRI, from the coding sequence ATGCGCCTCCGTCTGGTTGCCCTCGTCTCCGCCGCGGCCGCAGCGTTGGCCGCCAGTGCCGCCGCGCCGCTCGCCGCCCAGGCCACGAACGGCCCGCGTCTCATCCCCGCCCCGCGCGAGCTGGTCCGGTCCGCACCGGCCGCGCTCTTCCGCGCCGAGATCACCATCGCGCCCGGCGCCGACGAACAGGACCGCTGGGCCGCCGGCGAGTTCGCCGAGTCGATGCGTGCGCGAGGCTTGAGCGCCGCTGTCACCTCGAACAGCCGCGGCTGGCACGTCACGCTGCTCCGCCGCGAGTCCGACGCCGCCCGCCAGATCCTCGAGCGCGAACGCCTGCGCTTTGACCGCGCGATGCACGACGAGGGCTACATCCTCCTCGCCAGCACCGACGGCGCCACGGTCATCGCCGACAACGCCACCGGCATCTTCTACGGGCTGCAGACGCTCAAGCAGCTCTTCACCGGCGCCGGCGACCGCACGCAACTGCACCCCGTTACCATCCGCGACTGGCCCGCCATGCGCTGGCGCGGCGCGCAGGACGATGTCTCGCGCGGACCGCTGCCCACGCTCGAGTACCAGAAGAGCCAGGTGCGACGCCTCGCGGCCGTGAAGCTCAACACGTTCACGCTGCAGTTCGAGCATACGCTGGCCTACGCCTCACAGCCGGTCATTGCCCCGCCGGGCGGCGCGATGTCGCGCGAGGACGTGCGCGCGCTCGTCGCCTACGCCAAGCAGTACCACATCACGATCATCCCGCACCAGCAGACCTTCGGCCACCTGCACCACGCGCTCAAGCTCGAGCTCTACGCCGATCTGTCGGAGACGCCGCACGGCCACGTCCTCGCACCCGGCCAGCCGGGCACGCTGGCCTTCACCAAGGGTGTCTTCGCCGAGATCGACTCGATGTTCCCGTCGCCCTTCGTGCACCTCGGCGCGGACGAGACCTTCGAACTCGGCAAGGGCCGCACCAAGCCGGACGTGGACACGCGCGGCATCGGCCCCGTGTACGTGGACTACCTCAAGCAGATCGTCGAGACGGTGCGCGTGCCCGGCAAGCGCTACCTGTTCTGGGGCGATATCGCGATGAACCACCCCGACCTCGTGAAGGGGCTGCCCAAGGATCTCATCGCGGTGGGTTGGGACTACTGGTCGCGCTCGAACTTCGACCGCTACCTCAAGCCCTTCCGCGATGCCGGCATGGAGACCTGGGTCGCACCCGGCGTGAACTCCTGGCTTCGCGTCTACCCGAACAACATTTCGGCGCTCTCGAACATCCAAGGCTTCGTGCGCGACGGGCAACGCGGCGGTGCGACCGGCATGATCAACACCAGCTGGGACGACGACGGCGACGCGATCTTCGAGCAGGTGTGGTACGGCATCTACTTTGGCGCGGCCGCCGCCTGGCAACCGGGCGAGGCCAGCATCCCGCAGTTCCAGGCAGCGTATGGCACAGTGTTCCACGGCGATACGCTTGGTGCGATCGACGCCGCACAGCGCCATCTAATGGAAGCGCACCGCGCCATCGACGCCGGTACCTGGCTCTTCTTCGTGGACCCCTGGTCCGAGGAAGGCGCCATCGAGACCGTGCGCCTGCGTCCGAAGCTCGCGCAGATGCGCATTCACGCCGAGAGCGCCTTGGTACAGATCGCGCGCGCACGGACGCAGCGGCACATCCGCGAACAGGCAGCAATCGATGCGATGGAGCTCGGCGCGCGCCGCATGGACTGGCTGGCAATGAAGTTCCAGATCGCCGATGAGATCGCGCAGGGTATCTACGCGCTGGCGTCGCTCGACACCGTGACCTGGAAGGAACTCGCCGAGTTCACGGGCATCAACGGCAAGCTGCAGGACATGCGCGATGGCTACGTGCTCACGCGCGAGTTGTTCGAACGCAGCTGGCGCCAGGAGAACCGGCCCTACTGGCTGCAGAACAACCTGGCGCGCTACGACGTGGAGATCGCCACCTGGGTGGGCCGCATCAACCAGATGGATGCGGCGCGTCGGCGCTTCACGCGCGAGCGAAAGCTGCCGACGCCCGAGGAGTTCCGATTGCCCCCGACGCTACGCGCGCCGCGAATTTGA
- a CDS encoding MBL fold metallo-hydrolase — protein MFLKRFYDDGLAQASYLIGCAATGEAIVIDANRDIQQYLDAAAAEKLGITHVTETHIHADYVSGSRELAQRTGAQLLLSAEGGKDWQYAFAKQDGATLLHDGDVIKVGNIKIDVLHTPGHTPEHLSFLVTDTAAAHEPMGIATGDFVFVGDVGRPDLLERAAKVANTMEAGARTLFKSLDRFRGLPDYLQVWPGHGAGSACGKSLGAVPTSTVGYEKRFNWGVGTTDESTFVDAVLAGQPEPPLYFAEMKRINRDGPPILGGFKAPARGSLAELRTALTDGAAVLDLRPAAEFARGHIPGTLNIPLNKSFSTWAGWLVKYDQAIHLIANERDALKAVRELAMIGLDAVAASYEPRIITEFKDQGGALGTVAKTESKALAPRVAREEVTVLDVRNRSEFDAGHLPGALHIPVGYLPARLGEIPRDKPIIVQCQTGSRSAIAASLLQRLGIEQVSDLTDGYVGWQAAGFDIVTEDAPAGAGV, from the coding sequence ATGTTCCTCAAGCGCTTCTATGATGACGGCCTTGCGCAGGCCTCGTACCTGATCGGTTGCGCCGCCACCGGCGAAGCCATCGTGATCGACGCCAATCGCGACATCCAGCAGTATCTCGATGCCGCGGCCGCCGAGAAGCTCGGCATCACGCACGTGACGGAGACGCACATCCACGCGGACTACGTGTCCGGCTCGCGCGAGCTCGCGCAGCGCACCGGTGCCCAGCTGCTCCTCTCGGCCGAGGGCGGGAAGGACTGGCAGTACGCCTTTGCCAAGCAGGATGGCGCCACGCTGCTGCACGACGGTGACGTGATCAAGGTCGGCAACATCAAGATCGACGTGCTGCACACGCCGGGACATACCCCGGAGCACCTGTCCTTCCTCGTCACCGACACTGCCGCCGCGCACGAGCCGATGGGCATCGCCACCGGCGACTTCGTGTTCGTCGGCGATGTTGGGCGCCCGGACCTGCTCGAGCGCGCGGCCAAGGTGGCGAATACGATGGAAGCCGGCGCCCGCACGCTGTTCAAGTCACTCGACCGCTTCCGCGGCCTGCCCGACTACCTGCAGGTCTGGCCCGGTCACGGCGCCGGTTCTGCCTGCGGCAAGTCACTGGGCGCCGTCCCGACCTCGACGGTCGGCTACGAGAAGCGCTTCAACTGGGGCGTGGGCACGACGGACGAATCCACCTTCGTGGACGCCGTGCTCGCCGGCCAGCCGGAGCCACCGCTCTACTTCGCGGAGATGAAGCGCATCAACCGCGACGGCCCGCCGATCCTCGGCGGCTTCAAGGCACCGGCCCGCGGATCGCTCGCCGAGCTTCGCACCGCACTCACCGATGGCGCGGCCGTCCTCGACCTGCGCCCTGCCGCGGAGTTCGCCCGCGGGCACATCCCCGGCACGCTCAACATCCCGCTCAACAAGAGCTTCTCCACCTGGGCCGGCTGGCTGGTGAAGTACGACCAAGCCATCCACCTCATCGCCAACGAGCGCGACGCGCTCAAGGCCGTGCGCGAGCTCGCGATGATCGGTCTGGATGCCGTCGCCGCGAGCTACGAGCCGCGGATCATCACCGAGTTCAAGGACCAGGGCGGCGCGCTCGGCACCGTGGCCAAGACGGAGAGCAAGGCGCTGGCGCCGCGCGTGGCCCGCGAGGAAGTCACGGTGCTCGATGTGCGGAACCGTAGCGAGTTCGATGCCGGCCATCTGCCGGGCGCCCTGCACATCCCCGTCGGCTACCTGCCCGCGCGACTCGGCGAGATCCCGCGCGACAAGCCCATCATCGTACAGTGCCAGACGGGTAGCCGCTCGGCCATCGCCGCTTCGTTGCTGCAGCGCCTTGGCATCGAGCAGGTCTCCGATCTGACGGATGGATACGTCGGGTGGCAGGCCGCCGGCTTCGACATCGTCACCGAAGACGCCCCCGCCGGGGCTGGAGTCTGA
- a CDS encoding DUF1295 domain-containing protein produces the protein MSTGFASQETLRLLGQGAVLASVVMLALWAVHRRTRNASWVDVGWALTLGLLAALYAVRAEGYAPRRLLIGSVVGLWSLRLSTHLALRLLRDGGEDPRYAEMRERWGGRLGLKFFLLFVGQGVLDVILAWPFLAVSVDRTPSIHWLTWAGAVLAVLGMAGESLADAQLRWFKSNAANRGTVCRVGLWGWSRHPNYFFDWLVWCGFALLGLASPLGWIGLLSPALMLYFLTRVTGIAATEAHALRSRGEAYRRYQREVSAFVPWPPRYLP, from the coding sequence ATGTCAACGGGATTTGCATCGCAGGAGACACTTCGACTGCTGGGGCAGGGCGCTGTGCTCGCCTCCGTGGTCATGCTGGCGCTCTGGGCCGTGCACCGACGGACGCGAAACGCGTCGTGGGTGGACGTGGGCTGGGCGCTCACGCTCGGGCTGCTGGCGGCGTTGTATGCCGTGCGGGCTGAGGGATATGCGCCGCGCCGACTGCTGATCGGCAGCGTGGTCGGGCTCTGGTCCCTTCGGCTGTCGACGCATCTCGCGCTGCGCTTGCTGCGCGATGGTGGCGAGGATCCGCGCTACGCGGAGATGCGGGAGCGCTGGGGCGGGCGCCTCGGCCTCAAGTTCTTCCTCTTGTTCGTCGGTCAGGGCGTGTTGGATGTCATCCTGGCCTGGCCATTCCTGGCGGTGAGCGTCGATCGCACGCCGAGCATCCATTGGCTGACGTGGGCGGGAGCGGTACTCGCCGTGCTGGGCATGGCCGGCGAGTCGCTTGCCGACGCGCAGTTGCGTTGGTTCAAGTCCAATGCGGCGAATCGCGGCACCGTCTGCCGGGTGGGACTCTGGGGATGGTCGCGCCATCCGAACTACTTCTTCGACTGGCTGGTCTGGTGCGGCTTCGCGCTGCTCGGCCTGGCCTCACCCTTGGGTTGGATCGGCCTGCTGTCGCCCGCGCTGATGCTGTACTTCCTCACGCGCGTGACGGGCATCGCGGCCACCGAGGCCCACGCGCTGCGCTCACGGGGCGAGGCGTACCGCCGCTATCAGCGGGAAGTCAGCGCCTTTGTGCCTTGGCCCCCTCGGTATCTTCCATAG
- a CDS encoding ion transporter produces the protein MTKTAASPSAREYWRRVIFDHDTRAGNLFDVILIIAIVGSVAVVILDSMSGLSARAHQVLMLFEWVFTLLFTIEYAMRLWCAADRLRYARSFYGVVDLAATLPTYISLLFPEGRFLALVRILRVLRVFRILKLTEYVSEANTILAALSASRAKITVFMFTVVTSVSVVGSLMYLIEGPEHGFTNIPVAMYWAIVTLTTVGYGDIAPATPLGQMLASFLMILGYAIIAVPTGIVTMEMQKASLVPRGVSCGKCGRERHDADAKFCKECGEALPRKGRM, from the coding sequence GTGACCAAGACCGCTGCATCGCCAAGCGCGCGCGAGTACTGGCGCCGCGTGATCTTCGACCACGACACGCGCGCCGGCAACCTCTTCGACGTCATCCTGATCATCGCCATCGTCGGCAGCGTGGCGGTGGTGATTCTCGATTCGATGAGCGGCCTGTCGGCGCGGGCACACCAAGTGCTGATGCTGTTCGAGTGGGTGTTCACTCTCCTGTTCACCATCGAATACGCGATGCGGCTCTGGTGCGCGGCCGACCGGCTGCGCTACGCCAGGAGCTTCTATGGCGTGGTGGACCTGGCGGCGACGCTGCCGACGTACATCTCGCTGCTCTTCCCCGAAGGGCGCTTCCTCGCGCTGGTGCGCATCCTCCGCGTACTGCGGGTGTTCCGGATCCTCAAGCTCACGGAATACGTGAGCGAGGCTAACACGATCCTGGCGGCGCTGAGCGCCAGCCGTGCGAAGATCACGGTATTCATGTTCACCGTGGTCACGTCGGTGAGCGTGGTCGGCTCACTCATGTATCTGATCGAGGGACCGGAGCACGGGTTCACGAACATCCCCGTGGCCATGTACTGGGCGATCGTGACGCTGACGACGGTGGGGTACGGCGACATCGCGCCGGCGACACCCCTCGGCCAGATGCTCGCCAGCTTCCTGATGATCCTCGGCTACGCCATCATCGCCGTGCCGACGGGCATCGTGACGATGGAGATGCAGAAGGCCTCGCTGGTGCCGCGCGGGGTGAGTTGCGGCAAGTGCGGGCGCGAGCGGCACGATGCCGACGCGAAGTTCTGCAAGGAGTGCGGCGAGGCGTTGCCGCGGAAAGGGCGGATGTAG